A window of the Cynocephalus volans isolate mCynVol1 chromosome 10, mCynVol1.pri, whole genome shotgun sequence genome harbors these coding sequences:
- the TMEM160 gene encoding transmembrane protein 160, with translation MGGGWWWARAARLARLRFRGALQQPQRPRSGGPRGSFAPGHGPRAGASPPPVSELDRADAWLLRKAHETAFLSWFRNGLLASGIGVISFMQSDMGREAAYGFFLLGGLCVVWGGASYAVGLAALRGPMQLSLGGAAAGVGAVLAASLLWACAVGLYMGQLELDVELVPEDDGAATAEGPDEAGRPPPE, from the exons ATGGGAGGCGGCTGGTGGTGGGCTCGGGCCGCCCGCCTAGCCCGACTACGCTTCCGGGGGGCGCTGCAGCAGCCTCAGCGGCCCCGGAGCGGGGGCCCCCGGGGGTCCTTCGCCCCTGGCCACGGCCCCCGCGCCGGGGCTTCGCCACCCCCGGTGTCCGAGCTGGACCGCGCGGATGCCTGGCTCCTCCGGAAAGCGCATGAGACAG CCTTCCTCTCCTGGTTCCGCAATGGCCTCCTGGCATCTGGCATCGGGGTCATCTCCTTCATGCAGAGTGACATGGGTCGGGAAGCTGCCTATG GCTTCTTCCTGCTGGGCGGTCTGTGCGTGGTGTGGGGCGGCGCCTCGTATGCTGTGGGCCTGGCAGCGCTGCGGGGGCCCATGCAGCTCTCGCTGGGGGGCGCAGCGGCCGGCGTGGGGGCTGTGCTGGCCGCCAGCCTGCTCTGGGCGTGTGCCGTCGGCCTCTACATGGGCCAGCTCGAGCTGGATGTGGAACTGGTGCCCGAGGATGACGGAGCGGCCACTGCAGAAGGCCCGGATGAAGCAGGCCGGCCGCCACCTGAGTAA
- the NPAS1 gene encoding neuronal PAS domain-containing protein 1: MAAPYPSSGGGAEVKCRGGLGARVPWDVLPGLVVKTPPGPCLQAQRKEKSRNAARSRRGKENLEFFELAKLLPLPGAISSQLDKASIVRLSVTYLRLRRFAAVGAPPWGLRAAGPPAGLAPSRRGPTALVTEVFEQHLGGHILQSLDGFVFALNQEGKFLYISETVSIYLGLSQVELTGSSVFDYIHPGDHPEVLEQLGLRAPTLGPSTPPSVSSSSSSSSLVDTPEIEASPTQVLPTSRVQERSFFIRMKSTLTKRGLHVKASGYKVIHVTGRLRARALGLVALGHTLPPAPLAELPLHGHMIVFRLSLGLTILACESRVSDHMDLGPSELVGRSCYQFVHGQDATRIRQSHLDLLDKGQVMTGYYRWLQRAGGFVWLQSVATVAGSGKNPGEHHVLWVSHVLSQAEDGQTPLDAFQLPASMACEDVSSPGPEPTEPEPPVEEKQAAPPDENEAPETQGKRIKLEPGPRETKDSEDSGDEELSSHPASPRPEFTSVIRAGALKRAPVQPWGLVPAGDPAPALLHAGFLPPVVRGLCAPSTIRYGPTELGLMYPHLQRLGPAPPLPEAFYPTLGLPYPGHTGTRGQRKGD; encoded by the exons ATGGCGGCCCCTTATCCCAGCAGTGGTGGCGGAGCCGAGGTCAAATGCAGGGGAGGCCTTGGCGCCCGCGTCCCGTGGGACGTTCTGCCGGGGCTCGTGGTCAAGACCCCGCCCGGACCCTG CCTGCAGGCGCAGCGCAAGGAGAAGTCCCGCAACGCGGCCCGCTCGCGGCGCGGGAAGGAGAACCTGGAGTTCTTCGAGCTGGCCAAGCTTCTCCCCCTGCCCGGCGCCATCTCCAGCCAGCTGGACAAGGCGTCCATCGTGCGCCTCAGCGTCACCTACCTCCGCCTGCGCCGTTTCGCCGCGGTGGGGGCGCCGCCCTGGGGGCTGAGGGCTGCGGGGCCGCCGGCGGGCCTCG cCCCAAGCCGCAGGGGCCCCACGGCGCTGGTCACTGAAGTCTTCGAGCAGCACCTGGGAGGACACATCTTGCAG TCCCTGGATGGCTTCGTGTTTGCCTTGAACCAGGAAGGAAAATTCCTGTACATCTCAGAGACAGTCTCCATTTATCTGGGTCTCTCACAG GTGGAGCTGACGGGCAGCAGCGTCTTCGACTACATCCACCCCGGGGACCACCCCGAGGTGCTGGAGCAGTTGGGGCTTCGGGCCCCGACCCTGGGGCCCTCCACCCCGCCCTccgtctcctcctcttcctcttcttcctcgcTTGTGGATACCCCTGAGATCG AGGCCAGCCCCACCCAGGTGCTTCCCACCTCCCGGGTCCAGGAGCGCTCCTTCTTCATCCGCATGAAATCCACCCTCACCAAGAGGGGGCTACACGTCAAGGCCTCAGGGTACAAG GTCATCCACGTGACCGGGCGACTTAGAGCCCGCGCACTGGGCCTTGTGGCCCTTGGCCACACGTTGCCCCCAGCCCCACTGGCTGAGCTGCCACTACACGGACACATGATCGTCTTCCGTCTCAGCCTGGGTCTCACCATCCTTGCTTGTGAGAGCAG AGTCAGTGATCACATGGACCTGGGGCCCTCAGAGCTCGTGGGCCGCAGCTGCTACCAGTTTGTCCATGGACAGGATGCAACCAGGATCCGCCAAAGCCACCTGGACT TGCTGGACAAGGGGCAGGTGATGACTGGTTACTACCGCTGGCTGCAGCGCGCTGGGGGCTTTGTGTGGCTGCAATCCGTGGCCACCGTGGCTGGGAGCGGGAAGAACCCCGGGGAGCACCACGTGCTCTGGGTCAGCCACGTGCTCAG CCAAGCTGAGGATGGCCAAACACCTCTGGATGCCTTCCAGCTTCCAGCCAGCATGGCCTGTGAGGACGTGTCCAGCCCAGGGCCGGAACCCACAG AGCCGGAGCCCCCAGTGGAAGAGAAGCAGGCTGCCCCCCCGGATGAGAACGAGGCGCCCGAGACACAGGGCAAACGCATCAAACTGGAGCCCGGTCCGAGGGAAACTAAAGACTCAGAGGACAGTGGGGACGAGGAGCTGTCCAGCCACCCAGCCTCACCGCGGCCCGAGTTCACCTCTGTCATCCGGGCAGGGGCCCTGAAGAGGGCCCCGGTGCAGCCCTGGGGCCTGGTGCCTGCCGGGGACCCCGCACCGGCCCTCCTGCATGCAGGCTTCCTGCCGCCCGTCGTGCGGGGCCTGTGCGCGCCCAGCACCATCCGCTACGGCCCCACGGAGCTGGGCCTCATGTATCCACATCTGCAGAGGCTGGGCCCGGCTCCCCCACTCCCAGAGGCCTTTTACCCAACCCTGGGCCTGCCTTACCCTGGGCACACGGGCACCAGGGGACAGCGGAAGGGGGACTGA